One window from the genome of Streptococcus salivarius encodes:
- a CDS encoding phosphoglycerate mutase: MVKLVFARHGESEWNKANLFTGWADVDLSEKGTQQAIDAGKLIKEAGIEFDQAYTSVLKRAIKTTNLALEASDQLWVPVEKSWRLNERHYGGLTGKNKAEAAEQFGDEQVHIWRRSYDVLPPAMDRDDEHSAHTDRRYASLDDSVIPDAENLKVTLERALPFWEDKIAPALKDGKNVFVGAHGNSIRALVKHIKQLSDDEIMDVEIPNFPPLVFEFDEKLNVVSEYYLGK; the protein is encoded by the coding sequence ATGGTAAAATTGGTTTTCGCTCGCCACGGTGAGTCTGAATGGAACAAAGCTAACCTTTTCACAGGTTGGGCTGACGTAGATCTTTCTGAAAAAGGTACTCAACAAGCTATCGACGCTGGTAAATTGATTAAAGAAGCTGGTATCGAATTTGACCAAGCATACACTTCAGTATTGAAACGTGCGATCAAAACAACTAACTTGGCTCTTGAAGCTTCTGACCAATTGTGGGTTCCAGTTGAAAAATCATGGCGCTTGAACGAACGTCACTACGGTGGTTTGACTGGTAAAAACAAAGCAGAAGCTGCTGAGCAATTTGGTGATGAGCAAGTTCACATCTGGCGTCGTTCATATGATGTATTGCCTCCAGCAATGGATCGTGATGATGAGCACTCAGCACACACTGACCGTCGTTACGCTTCACTTGATGACTCAGTAATTCCAGATGCTGAAAACTTGAAAGTTACTTTGGAACGTGCCCTTCCATTCTGGGAAGATAAAATCGCTCCAGCTCTTAAAGATGGTAAAAACGTATTCGTAGGTGCACACGGTAACTCAATCCGTGCCCTTGTAAAACACATCAAACAATTGTCAGATGACGAAATCATGGATGTTGAAATTCCAAACTTCCCACCATTGGTATTCGAATTTGACGAAAAATTGAACGTTGTTTCTGAATACTACCTCGGAAAATAA
- the leuB gene encoding 3-isopropylmalate dehydrogenase codes for MTKKIVTLSGDGIGPEIMAAGLEVLEKVASKIGFDYDIDAKPFGGAGIDAEGHPLPKSTLDAAKSADAILLAAIGGPKYDNAPVRPEQGLLAIRKELNLFANIRPVRIFDALKHLSPLKPERIEGVDFVVVRELTGGIYFGEHILEEDKARDINDYSADEIRRIMRRAFKIAQGRGKKVTSIDKQNVLATSKLWRKVADEVSLEFPDVTLEHQLVDSAAMIMITNPARFDVVVTENLFGDILSDESSVLPGTLGVMPSASHSENGPSLYEPIHGSAPDIAGQGIANPISMILSVAMMLRESFNETEGAELIENAVDKTLNQGILTRDLGGQASTAEMTAAIIGNL; via the coding sequence ATGACAAAGAAAATTGTAACACTTTCAGGTGATGGAATTGGACCTGAGATTATGGCAGCAGGTCTTGAAGTTCTTGAAAAAGTAGCTTCAAAAATTGGATTTGATTACGACATCGATGCTAAACCATTTGGTGGTGCTGGCATTGATGCCGAGGGTCATCCACTTCCTAAGTCAACTTTGGATGCTGCTAAATCAGCAGATGCTATCCTCTTGGCTGCAATTGGTGGACCTAAATATGACAATGCGCCAGTTCGTCCTGAACAAGGACTTTTGGCCATTCGTAAGGAGTTGAATCTCTTTGCTAATATCCGTCCTGTCCGCATCTTTGATGCTTTGAAACACTTGTCACCTCTTAAACCTGAGCGTATTGAGGGCGTAGACTTCGTCGTTGTTCGTGAGCTCACAGGTGGTATTTACTTTGGTGAGCACATTTTGGAAGAAGATAAAGCTCGCGATATCAATGATTATTCAGCAGATGAGATTCGTCGTATCATGCGTCGTGCCTTCAAGATTGCTCAAGGTCGTGGCAAAAAGGTCACTAGCATTGATAAACAAAATGTTTTGGCAACTTCTAAATTGTGGCGTAAGGTTGCTGATGAAGTTTCTTTGGAGTTTCCAGATGTAACCCTTGAACATCAGCTCGTTGATAGTGCCGCAATGATTATGATTACCAACCCAGCTCGTTTTGATGTGGTTGTGACAGAAAACCTTTTTGGTGATATCTTGTCTGATGAATCAAGTGTCCTTCCAGGAACTTTAGGTGTTATGCCATCTGCCAGTCATTCTGAAAATGGTCCAAGTCTTTATGAACCTATTCATGGTTCAGCACCAGATATCGCTGGTCAAGGTATTGCCAATCCAATTTCAATGATTTTGTCAGTAGCTATGATGTTACGTGAAAGTTTCAATGAAACTGAAGGGGCAGAATTGATTGAAAATGCTGTTGATA
- a CDS encoding YpmS family protein, giving the protein MSKIWKWLFLGLLALDLALVSVVTYRIMTPVETTSSVSLPKGATKIGKYSMTKDELDAALTGFAQDYSTDKMRFKVKVTNSKIVFESSYKVLGHAVPLYVYFTPVVSESGAIVLHVSELSAGTLKLPVSDVLKMIKRSTNLPDYIAIDSKKGKVTLNIQSMKNEKGITARAQSLDLVNDRIEFDIYKTIN; this is encoded by the coding sequence GTGAGTAAGATATGGAAGTGGCTATTTTTAGGACTCTTGGCCTTAGATCTAGCCCTAGTAAGTGTTGTGACATATAGAATCATGACTCCAGTGGAGACGACAAGTTCTGTATCCCTACCCAAGGGAGCAACTAAAATTGGAAAATATAGTATGACTAAGGATGAGCTTGACGCTGCTCTTACAGGCTTTGCCCAGGATTATTCGACTGATAAGATGCGTTTCAAGGTCAAGGTTACCAATTCTAAAATTGTTTTTGAAAGTAGCTATAAGGTTTTAGGTCATGCTGTTCCTCTATATGTCTATTTTACGCCGGTTGTTAGTGAATCAGGAGCAATTGTACTGCATGTTTCTGAGCTTTCAGCTGGAACCTTGAAACTGCCTGTTTCGGATGTCCTTAAGATGATTAAACGTTCGACTAACCTTCCTGATTACATCGCAATCGATAGTAAGAAGGGAAAGGTTACCCTAAATATTCAGTCTATGAAGAATGAGAAGGGGATAACAGCACGTGCTCAAAGCCTAGATTTGGTTAATGACCGTATCGAATTTGACATCTATAAGACAATAAATTAA
- a CDS encoding SGNH/GDSL hydrolase family protein, translated as MNKWKESELVRSLVGFFLLFLLFVGLFIFIVPSTHQSSKIAEKIKSIKNENVTYVAIGDSLTQGVGDSSNQGGFVPVLSQALESDFDWQVTSRNYGIAGNTSNQILKRMQEKKDIQRDLKKAKVMTLTVGGNDVIHVIKDNITNLNVATFTKPAQAYQKRLRQIIELARKENKTLPIYIVGIYNPFYLNFPEMTEMQTIVDNWNQSTEEVCKEYDNVYFVPVNDLLYKGIDGKGGVTSSDDTSQSSKSSQDSLNDALFEDDHFHPNNTGYQIMSDAILKRINQTKKEWSGE; from the coding sequence ATGAATAAGTGGAAAGAATCAGAATTAGTTAGAAGCCTTGTAGGCTTCTTCTTGCTTTTTCTCTTATTTGTCGGCCTCTTCATTTTTATCGTTCCTAGTACGCATCAGTCATCAAAAATTGCAGAAAAGATTAAATCTATTAAAAATGAAAATGTGACCTATGTTGCTATTGGTGATTCCCTTACTCAAGGGGTAGGTGATAGTAGTAATCAAGGAGGATTCGTTCCTGTGCTATCACAGGCATTAGAGTCAGATTTTGACTGGCAAGTAACTTCTCGTAACTACGGTATTGCGGGGAATACAAGTAATCAAATTCTCAAAAGAATGCAAGAAAAGAAGGATATTCAAAGAGATCTCAAAAAGGCTAAAGTGATGACTCTGACAGTTGGTGGTAATGATGTGATCCATGTCATTAAGGACAATATCACGAATCTTAATGTAGCTACCTTCACTAAGCCTGCTCAGGCCTATCAAAAGAGATTAAGACAGATTATTGAGCTAGCTCGCAAGGAAAATAAAACATTACCAATTTATATTGTTGGTATTTACAATCCTTTTTATCTTAATTTTCCAGAGATGACAGAAATGCAAACTATTGTAGATAATTGGAACCAGTCTACTGAAGAGGTGTGCAAAGAGTACGATAATGTGTATTTTGTTCCTGTAAATGATTTGCTTTATAAGGGAATTGATGGTAAGGGCGGTGTTACAAGTTCTGATGATACCTCTCAGTCTAGTAAATCTTCTCAAGATAGCCTGAACGATGCTCTTTTTGAGGATGATCATTTTCATCCAAATAATACAGGTTATCAAATTATGTCAGATGCCATTTTGAAACGTATTAACCAAACAAAGAAGGAGTGGTCAGGTGAGTAA
- a CDS encoding dihydroorotate oxidase, protein MVSTATKVGQFTFNNCLMNAAGVHCMTKEELAEVDASAAGSFVTKTGTLEARPGNPEPRYVNVPLGSINSMGLPNNGFEYYLDYVIELQKQPNTKNHFLSLVGLSPEETHTILKKVQESDYEGLVELNLSCPNVPGKPQIAYDFETTTEILTEVFSYFTKPLGVKLPPYFDIVHFDQAAAVFNQFPLVFVNCVNSIGNGLYIEDESVVIKPKNGFGGIGGDYIKPTALANVHAFYQRLKPEIQIIGTGGVKSGRDAFEHILCGASMVQVGTALQKEGVAIFDRITKELKEIMEEKGYETLEDFRGKLHYID, encoded by the coding sequence ATGGTTTCTACTGCTACAAAAGTTGGTCAGTTTACGTTTAATAACTGTCTTATGAATGCCGCTGGTGTTCATTGTATGACTAAGGAAGAATTGGCAGAGGTTGATGCTTCGGCTGCAGGTTCATTTGTCACAAAAACAGGAACACTTGAGGCCCGTCCCGGTAATCCTGAACCACGTTATGTGAATGTACCTCTTGGGTCAATCAACTCAATGGGATTGCCAAATAACGGTTTCGAATACTACCTTGACTATGTCATTGAATTACAAAAGCAACCCAATACAAAAAATCATTTTCTTTCTCTCGTTGGTCTTTCACCTGAGGAAACACACACCATTCTTAAAAAAGTTCAAGAAAGTGACTATGAAGGACTGGTTGAACTCAACCTTTCATGTCCTAACGTTCCGGGTAAACCTCAAATCGCTTACGATTTTGAAACAACAACCGAGATCCTAACTGAAGTCTTTTCTTACTTTACGAAACCTCTTGGTGTGAAATTACCACCATACTTTGATATTGTCCACTTTGACCAAGCTGCTGCCGTTTTCAACCAATTCCCACTTGTCTTTGTTAACTGTGTGAACTCAATTGGTAATGGCCTTTACATTGAAGATGAGTCTGTTGTCATCAAACCTAAGAATGGTTTTGGTGGTATTGGGGGTGACTACATCAAACCTACTGCCTTGGCAAACGTTCATGCTTTCTACCAACGTTTGAAACCTGAAATCCAAATTATTGGTACTGGTGGTGTAAAATCTGGTCGTGATGCTTTTGAACACATCCTTTGTGGCGCAAGTATGGTACAAGTTGGTACTGCCCTTCAAAAAGAAGGTGTCGCTATTTTTGACCGTATTACTAAAGAACTTAAAGAAATCATGGAAGAAAAAGGTTACGAAACTCTTGAAGACTTCCGAGGAAAACTTCACTACATCGACTAG
- a CDS encoding HU family DNA-binding protein translates to MANKQDLIAKVAEATELTKKDSAAAVDAVFASIEEFLAAGEKVQLIGFGNFEVRERAARQGRNPQTGEAISIAASKVPAFKAGKALKDAVK, encoded by the coding sequence ATGGCTAACAAACAAGATTTGATCGCTAAAGTTGCAGAAGCAACTGAGCTTACTAAAAAAGATTCAGCAGCAGCTGTAGATGCAGTTTTCGCTTCTATCGAAGAATTTCTTGCTGCAGGTGAAAAAGTACAATTGATTGGTTTCGGTAACTTTGAAGTACGCGAACGTGCTGCTCGTCAAGGTCGTAACCCACAAACTGGTGAAGCTATCTCAATCGCAGCTTCTAAAGTTCCTGCATTTAAAGCTGGTAAAGCTCTTAAAGACGCAGTTAAATAA
- a CDS encoding DegV family protein — MSKIRIVTDSSITIEPELVKKYNITVVPLSVMVDGVIYSDSDLREEGRFLEMMKHSKELPKTSQPPVGLFAETYENLVKEGAEQIVAIHIMHTLSGTCEASRQGASLSGADVTVIDSGFTDQCLKFQVVEAAKLAEAGASLDEIVAHVEEVKNKSELHIGVSTLENLVKGGRIGRVTGLLSSLLNIRVIMELKDYQLNTVAKGRGAKTFTKWLDSYINGIKDKDLKVAEIGISYAGTPDLAHELAEKLEGLGAPISILETGSIIQTHTGEGAFAVMVRYE, encoded by the coding sequence ATGAGTAAAATCAGAATTGTAACCGATTCGTCAATCACGATTGAACCAGAATTGGTTAAAAAATATAATATCACTGTTGTCCCATTGTCGGTAATGGTGGACGGTGTCATCTATTCAGATAGTGATCTTCGAGAAGAAGGCCGTTTCTTGGAAATGATGAAGCATAGTAAAGAGTTACCAAAGACAAGCCAACCACCTGTAGGTTTGTTTGCTGAGACATATGAAAATCTTGTCAAAGAAGGTGCAGAACAAATTGTGGCAATCCACATTATGCACACACTCTCTGGGACATGTGAAGCCTCACGTCAAGGAGCTAGTCTTTCAGGAGCAGATGTAACTGTCATCGATTCAGGCTTTACGGATCAATGCCTCAAGTTTCAAGTTGTTGAGGCAGCTAAATTAGCCGAAGCAGGAGCTAGTCTTGATGAGATTGTAGCCCATGTTGAAGAAGTGAAAAATAAATCAGAACTTCATATTGGTGTTTCTACCCTTGAGAATCTGGTTAAAGGTGGTCGTATTGGACGTGTAACAGGTCTTCTGTCTTCATTACTCAATATCCGTGTCATCATGGAGTTGAAAGACTATCAGTTGAATACGGTTGCTAAGGGGCGAGGAGCTAAGACTTTCACGAAATGGTTAGATTCTTATATTAATGGTATCAAGGATAAGGACCTAAAAGTGGCAGAGATTGGTATTTCTTATGCAGGGACACCTGATTTAGCACATGAACTGGCTGAAAAACTTGAGGGTTTGGGTGCTCCAATTTCAATCCTTGAGACTGGTTCCATCATTCAAACGCACACTGGTGAAGGCGCCTTTGCCGTAATGGTTCGTTATGAATAA
- a CDS encoding winged helix-turn-helix transcriptional regulator, whose protein sequence is MVTKVSEYGICPFATTQRVLTGKWALVIIYQLSTGTKRFNELQRLIPGITQTILTRHLRQLEKDKIVERKVYAEVPPRVEYSLTEMGRKFQGVLDAIESWGLEYIETLD, encoded by the coding sequence ATGGTAACCAAAGTCAGTGAATACGGAATTTGTCCTTTTGCCACGACGCAGCGTGTACTAACAGGCAAATGGGCTCTAGTCATCATCTATCAACTCAGTACGGGGACTAAGCGTTTTAATGAACTACAACGTCTAATTCCTGGCATTACCCAAACCATTCTAACACGACACCTCAGACAGCTCGAGAAGGATAAAATCGTGGAGCGTAAAGTCTATGCTGAAGTTCCCCCACGGGTCGAATACAGTCTAACTGAAATGGGTAGAAAATTTCAAGGTGTCCTAGATGCCATTGAAAGTTGGGGACTGGAGTATATCGAAACTCTAGACTAA
- a CDS encoding nuclear transport factor 2 family protein has translation MSVNLEIFNAYNNGLITGDFPAVFETMADDIIWHQPGQHSNSGTVVGKEALGAHLAQFSEKTNGTFKVLTNWVSENIDLVAANVTFVGTRPDGEELNMNGIDLFRMDDGKIKEVWLFSSDQAVEDAFWG, from the coding sequence ATGTCAGTAAATTTAGAAATTTTCAATGCATATAACAATGGTCTTATAACAGGTGATTTTCCAGCTGTTTTTGAGACTATGGCAGATGATATTATCTGGCACCAGCCAGGTCAGCATAGTAATTCCGGTACAGTTGTTGGAAAAGAAGCACTTGGAGCACACTTGGCTCAATTTTCAGAAAAAACAAACGGTACCTTCAAAGTATTGACTAACTGGGTGTCTGAAAATATTGACCTTGTAGCAGCCAATGTGACCTTTGTTGGAACTCGCCCAGACGGCGAGGAACTCAACATGAATGGTATTGATCTTTTTCGCATGGATGATGGAAAGATCAAGGAAGTTTGGCTCTTTTCATCAGATCAAGCAGTAGAAGATGCTTTCTGGGGTTAG
- a CDS encoding 2-isopropylmalate synthase codes for MRKVEFFDTSLRDGEQTPGVNFSIKEKVAIAKQLEKWGISVIEAGFPAASPDSFEAVKQIAEAMTTTSVTGLARSVKSDIDACYEALKDAKYPQIHVFIATSPIHREFKLKKSKEEILEAVKEHVTYARERFDVVEFSPEDATRTELDFLTEVVQTAVDAGASYINIPDTVGFTTPEEFARIFDHLTENIKSDHKVVFGVHCHDDLGMATANTLTAIKHGAGRVQGTVNGIGERAGNVALEEVAVALKIREDFFQATSDIVLNETMNTSELVSRFSGIPVPKNKAVVGGNAFSHESGIHQDGVLKNPQTYEIFTPELVGVKSNSLPLGKLSGRHAFVEKLKELELDFVEEDIKPLFAKFKVLAGKKHDITDADIRALVAGTSVDNPEGFHFEDLRLTTNADETITATVSLANEDGESVEFLANGQGSVEAIFNAIDKFFNQTVRLTSYNIDAVTDGIDAQARVLVTVENVDTDTIFNASGLDFDVLKASAIAYINANTLVQKENAGEMARKVSYRDLP; via the coding sequence ATGCGTAAAGTTGAATTTTTTGATACAAGTCTTCGTGATGGGGAACAAACACCAGGTGTTAACTTTTCAATCAAAGAAAAAGTTGCCATTGCTAAGCAACTTGAAAAATGGGGAATTTCTGTAATCGAAGCAGGTTTTCCTGCAGCTAGCCCAGATTCATTTGAGGCAGTAAAACAAATTGCAGAAGCTATGACAACAACTTCTGTTACCGGCTTGGCACGCTCAGTAAAATCTGACATTGATGCTTGTTATGAGGCTTTGAAAGATGCCAAGTATCCACAAATTCATGTCTTTATCGCAACAAGTCCGATTCACCGTGAGTTTAAATTGAAGAAATCAAAAGAAGAAATTCTTGAAGCTGTAAAAGAGCATGTGACTTATGCGCGAGAACGTTTCGATGTTGTTGAGTTTTCACCAGAGGATGCTACTCGTACTGAGCTTGATTTCTTGACTGAAGTTGTTCAAACAGCGGTTGATGCTGGTGCATCATATATTAATATTCCAGATACAGTAGGATTTACGACTCCAGAAGAGTTTGCACGTATTTTTGATCATTTGACTGAAAATATTAAATCAGACCATAAAGTTGTTTTTGGTGTTCACTGTCACGATGACCTCGGTATGGCAACTGCAAATACTTTGACAGCAATTAAACACGGTGCTGGACGTGTACAGGGAACTGTTAATGGTATCGGTGAACGTGCGGGTAATGTTGCTCTTGAAGAAGTAGCTGTTGCTTTGAAAATTCGTGAAGACTTTTTCCAAGCAACAAGTGATATTGTTCTTAATGAAACAATGAATACTTCAGAGCTTGTTTCTCGCTTCTCTGGAATTCCTGTTCCTAAAAATAAAGCTGTTGTTGGTGGAAATGCCTTCTCTCATGAATCAGGTATCCACCAAGATGGCGTTCTTAAGAACCCACAAACTTATGAAATTTTCACACCAGAATTGGTAGGTGTGAAGAGTAACAGTCTTCCTCTTGGTAAATTGTCAGGACGTCATGCCTTTGTTGAAAAATTGAAAGAACTTGAGCTTGACTTTGTGGAAGAAGATATCAAACCACTCTTTGCCAAATTTAAAGTCTTGGCTGGGAAAAAACATGATATTACTGACGCAGATATTCGTGCACTTGTTGCTGGTACAAGTGTAGATAATCCAGAAGGTTTCCACTTCGAAGATCTTCGTTTGACTACTAATGCTGATGAAACAATCACTGCTACAGTAAGCTTGGCTAATGAAGATGGTGAATCTGTTGAATTTTTGGCAAATGGCCAAGGGTCAGTTGAAGCTATCTTCAATGCTATTGACAAATTCTTCAACCAAACAGTTCGCTTGACTTCTTATAATATTGACGCAGTAACTGATGGTATTGATGCGCAAGCGCGTGTACTTGTAACTGTAGAAAATGTAGATACAGATACTATTTTCAATGCATCTGGTTTAGACTTTGACGTCTTGAAAGCATCAGCAATTGCCTATATCAATGCTAATACATTGGTTCAAAAAGAAAATGCTGGTGAGATGGCACGTAAGGTTTCTTATCGTGACCTTCCATAA